From the genome of Corallococcus macrosporus DSM 14697:
TTCGACGTGCCTTGAAGTGGTACGCACGGACCTGTTGCAAGGCTCCTTTTCCCAAGGACAGCTTCACATGGAAAAGACCCCCGCTACCGGCTCGGCGGTTGCTCCGCCGCCCGTGGAGTATGGGACGGACAGCATCACCAAGCTCGAGGGCCGCGAGGCGGTCCGCAAGCGCCCCGGCATGTACATCGGCGACACGGTGGCCTACGGGCTCCACAAGCTCGTGTACGAGGTCGTCGACAACGCGGTGGATGAATCCCTGGCCGGGCACTGCACCGACATCGAGGTCGTCATCCACGTGGATGGCTCCCTGAGCGTGCAGGACAACGGCCGCGGCATCCCCGTGGGCCCGCACCCCAAGTTCCCCGGCAAGGACACCCTGGAGGTCGTCCTCACGGAGCTGCACGCCGGCAGCAAGTTCGGCAACGGCGCGTACAAGGTCTCCGGCGGCCTCCACGGCGTGGGCGTCACCTGCGTCAACTTCCTCTCGGAGTGGTTCAAGGTCCGCGTCCAGCGCAACGGCGTCGTCTACGAGCAGTCGTACGCGCAGGGCATCCCGGACTCCCCGCCGCGCGAGGTGGGCACCACCGACAAGCGCGGCACGCACATCGCCTTCAAGCCGGACGCCACGGTGATGGAGCTGGTGGAGTTCAACTTCGAGACGCTCAGCCAGCGCCTGCGCGAGCTGGCCTTCCTCAACGCGGGCCTGCACATCACCATCCGCGACGAGCGCACGAACAAGGAGCACGACTTCAAGTTCGACGGCGGCATCTCCTCGTTCGTGGAGTACCTCAACAAGTCGAAGCAGACGCTCCACGACAAGCCCATCGCCTTCAGCACGGAGCGCGAGGGCGTCACGCTCGACATCGCGATGCAGTGGAACGACGGCTACGACGAGCGCATCTACACCTTCGCGAACAACATCAACACCCACGAGGGTGGCAGCCACCTGTCCGGCTTCAAGGCGGCGCTGACGCGCACGCTCAACAGCTACGCGGAGAAGGGCAACCTCTGGAAGGACCTCAAGGAGACGCCCACCGGCGAGGACGCGCGTGAGGGCCTGTCCGCCGTCATCTCCGTCAAGCTGACCAACCCCCAGTTCGAGGGGCAGACGAAGACGAAGCTGGGCAACAGCGAGGTGAAGGGCCTGGTCGAGCAGATGGTGAACGACCAGCTCGGCTCCTTCCTGGAAGAGACGCCCATGGTCGCCAAGAAGGTCGTGGCGAAGATTGGCGACGCGTGCCGGGCGCGGCTGGCCGCGCGCAAGGCGCGTGAGACGGTGCGCCGCAAGGGCGTGCTGGACGGCGGCGGGCTCCCCGGGAAGCTGGCGGACTGCCAGAGCCGCGACCCGAACGAGAGCGAGCTCTACATCGTCGAGGGTGACTCCGCAGGTGGCTCCGCCAAGCAGGGCCGGGACCGGCGCAACCAGGCCATCCTCCCGCTGCGCGGCAAAATCCTGAACGTGGAGAAGGCCCGCTTCGAGAAGATGCTCACCAGCGCCGAAATCGTGACGCTGATCACGGCCCTGGGCACGGGCATCGGCGCGGAGGACTACGACCCGGAGAAGGCGCGCTACCACCGCATCATCCTGATGACGGACGCAGACGTGGACGGCAGCCACATCCGCACGCTGCTGCTCACCTTCTTCTTCCGGCAGATGCCGGAGCTGCTCCAGAAGGGCTACCTCTACATCGCGCAGCCGCCGCTCTACAAAGTCACGCGCAACAAGAAGGACCAGTACGTCAAGGACGAGCACGCGCTCAACGAGTACCTGCTCAAGAGCGCCTCCGAGCACGCGCGCGTGCTGACGCCCGACGGCGAGCTGGGCGGCGCGGAGCTGAAGGCGCTGCTGGAGAAGGTGATTACGTACGAGGAGCGCCTGGAGAAGCAGGCCAAGCGCCGGGACGCGCGGGTGGTGGACGCGCTGGTGCAGGGCGGGCGGCTGTCGGCGGAGACGCTGACGGACGAGGCGGCCCTGGAGGCGGCGGTGAAGGCCGCCTACGACACCTTCGAGCGCCGCATGCCGGACGTGCTGGGCCGCGGGCGCCACGAGCTGGTGCAGGACCCCGAGCACCACACCAAGAAGCTGGTGTTCCACACCGACGTGAATGGCGCCATGCGGGAGACGGTGCTCGACCACGCCTTCCTGTCGTCGCCGGAGTACGTGGAGCTGTCGGCGCTGCGCGACGCCTTCGCGGCGCTGGGCAAGCCGCCGTACAAGGTCCGCGTGGAGGCGGGGGAAATCACCGTCTTCTCCGTGCAGGAGGTGCTGGCCGCCGTCCGCAAGGACGCGCAGCGCGGCCTGGGCCTGCAGCGCTACAAGGGGCTGGGCGAGATGAACCCGGAGCAGCTCTGGGACACGACGATGAACCCGGCCACGCGCACGCTGCTCCAGGTGCGGGTGGAGGACGCGGTGGAGAGCGACGAAATCTTCTCCCTGCTGATGGGCGAGGCGGTGGAGCCGCGCCGCGAGTTCATCGAGCGCAACGCCCTGGACGTGCAGAACCTGGACATCTAGTCCGGCCCGCGTGAAAGACGCGTGGGCCCGGTGCCCCCTCGGCCCCGCGCCCACGTGCCCTTCCCGTCCTTGTCGAGCCGGGCCCCGTACCGCGGGGCCCTCGTTGGCCCTTACGTCAGGAAGCCGCGCTCCCGCCGCCCGCGCCGCGCGTGGGGCCCCTACCGCGCCGAGCGGCGTGAGCCCTTCAGGGCCTCCGCGCGCTCCTTGCCGGGCAGGTCCGTCACGTCGACGATGTCCACCTCCAAGGCGCCCTCGTTGTCACCGAGCTGCATGTCGGGGAAGGTGCAGTGCAGGTCCTCGGTGCCCGTCACCTGGTAGCGCTTGCCCGTCTCCAGGATGCGGTGGGTGGCGCGCACGGACTCGGGCCTGGGCCCGCGCTCCACGCACAGCACCTGGCGGATGCGGCCGGTGGGGCCGGAGCGCAGCTCCGCGAGGTCGTCGCGCACGGTGAGCAGGTAGGTGGATTTCGGGTTGAGGCCGCGCAGCACCAGTTGGTGCTCCGGCTTGAGCTGCACCGCGTGCTCCCTGGCGTCGAAGGTGAAGGAGCGCGGCGGCACGTAGGCGGACTGGCGGACGTTGACGCGGACGGTGCCGCTGTTGTCGTCCGGGCCGCCGACATCCAGCGCGAAGACGTGGAGCTTGCGGGCCCCCTTGATGGAGCGCGGGGACGCGCCGAGCAGGCCGAAGCTGGTGTCCACCGGCCCGTCGCCCTCGATGAAGAAGGCCAGCGTGCTGGAGGCGGTGCCCCGGCCCTCGGCCAGGGCCGCGTTGCCCTTCGTCCACACGGAGTACGTCGCGCCGGGGTTCAGCTCGATGCTGGCGGTGGGGTACTCGGGCAGCGGGGCGGCGTTGTACCGGGGGCGCAGCACCAGCACGCGCGTGGGGTAGTCCACCTCGGTCATCGTCCGCTGCGGCGCCTCCGTCGCCACGGGCCCGCCCTGGGCGACCGCCACCTCCTCGGGGCCGGCGCCCGCGTCCTCCAGCGCGCCAGGGCCCCCGTCCTCCGGCGCGGCGCCCACGGCCTCCGCCGCGCCCGCGTCCTCGGGCGCCGCCACGGCCACTGGCGCTGGCGGCGGTGGGGGCGGGGCCGGCTCGGCGATGGGCTTCAGCTCCGCCGTCAGGGGCTCCACCAGGGTCGACGTGGGCGTGAAGCGCTTCGTCCAGGGCAGGTGCCCCGACAGCGTCAGGGCCAGCGTGTTGGCCTCGCCAATCTTGACCTCCACCATCAGCGGCGTGACGCCCTTGAGCACCTGGTCGTTGAGCCGCACGGTGGCGCCCGCGGGCTTGGAGGCGAGCCACAGCGTGGTGGTGGACGCGCCCGCGTATTCAGAGGTGGACTCGCGCGCGATGACGAGCTTGTAGAACACGCCGACGAGGAACAGCGCGGCGGCGGCATAGATGATGCCCATTGTCAGGACGCGCGCCTTCTCCTTCCCCTTGGCCACGCGCGCCGCCTCTTCCCGCGCCAGCCTGTCCCGGGCCTCGTCCACGGAGGTGCGGTAGCCCTTGCCGCCCGGGAGGGGCATGGGGCGCGCCTCGGTGGCGGGCTCCGCGCCCGCCACGAGCGCGGGCACTTCGATGGGCGTGTCGTGGGGCACCGCCTGCATGGGGACGGCCGCTTCGGTGCGAGGCTCGTCGTCCAGCTCCGGCACGGGGGGGCCGGGGCGCTCGGCGGTGTACGTCCGGCGGACGCCGCCCTCGGCGCGAGGAAGCTGGGAGTGCGTCACCCGCCGCACGCCGCTGCTCGTGGGCCGGCGCATCCCCGCGTTGCTCGCCGGGGGGCGGCGGCCTCCCTCGCTGCCGGGGCGCCCGCTGTCACTGCCAGGCCGGCCGCGAAGGCCCGGGCTGGAGCCTCGCGGCCCGCTGCTGGACGGGAGCCGCGCGCGGCCCTGGGAGGTCTCCGTGCTGCCGGACTGCCAGGCGGCGAGCTGCTCCTGGAAGGCGGGGGACACCTCCACCCGGCGGCCCTCGGCGGTCAGCTCCTCCTGGAAGAGGTGCGCCATGAGCTGCGACAGCAGGGTGGGGGTGAAGCGCGGGTTGTCGCGGTAGAGCAGCTCCACCAGCGACTCGCTCAAATCCTTCGCCGTCTGGTAGCGCGCCTCGCGGTCCAGCGCCATGGCGTGGGAGATGACCGTCTCCACGTCCGGGTTGACGGTGGGGTTGAGCACGGACGGGGGCAGGCAGTCGCCCGTGAGGATGCGGGGCAGGACGGTGACGAACTCCCCTTCATAGGGGCGCTTGCCGCACACCATCTCGTAGAGGACGACGCCCGCGGCGTACACGTCGGTGCGCGCGTCCAGGTCCTGCCGGCCCTGGGCCTGCTCGGGGGCGAAGTACGGGTACTTGCCCTTGAGGGTGCCGGGAGACGTCTTCGCCTCCACCGCGCTCGTCGCCTTGGCGATGCCGAAGTCGATGACCTTGACCTCGCCCTCATAGGAGATGAGGACGTTGTCCGGAGACACGTCGCGGTGCACCAGCCCCAGCGCCTGCCCGTCCTCGCCCACGTGCCGGTGCGCGTAGTCCAGGCCGTCACACAGCTTGCTGGCGATGTGCAGCGCCAGGGGCTCCGGGAACAAGCCCATGCCCATCCGCTGGGCGCGGCGCAGCACCTTCGACAGGGGCTGGCCCTGCACCAGCTCCATGGCGATGAAGTACTGCCCGTCCACCTCGCCGAAGTCGAAGACCTGCGCGATGTTGCTGTGGCTCATGCTGGCCACCACGCGCGCCTCGCCGATGAACATCTCGACGAAGTCCGCATCGTCGACGAAGTGCGGGAGGATCTGCTTGATGACGCAGGGCTTGGTGACGCCCGCCGCTCCCGTCATCCGGGCGCGGTAGGTGACAGCCATACCTCCCGCGGCGATCTTCGAGAGAAGGACGTATTTGCCAAAGGGCTGAGGGCTGTTTTCCGCCACGAAGGGGGAGCATACCCTCCTTCCAGGGAAAGTCCCGGTTCCGGATTGCGCCCGGTGCAAAGTTTTTCAGGGCCACCAATGTAGGGGGCTTCACAATTCTTCACGCACGGCGCCTGCCCCGCGGCGCCCTGGCGCGGTTATCTAGCGAGCCCGCTCGGCCGCGCCGGCGGAGGGGGGCGGCCGGTCCCCCGCTGAGAAAGAGGCGAAGCTGATGGTGTCCGAGCTCCCCCGTCGCTCGCGATGGGGCGCCTTGTGCCTGGGTGGGGTGCTGCTGTCGTCGACGCCGGGCCTGGCCCGCGCCACCGGGCTGGAGGCGCCGACGGACGCGCCCCTCCAGGCGCGCCCCGCCCTCACGGAGACAGCCCTGGAGCAGGCGCCCCCGCCTCCCCCGGAGCGCCCCGGCTTCAAGCCGTGGGCGGTGCCGCTGGCGGTGGTGCCGGGGCTGCTCTTCCATGGGCTGGCGCCCCTGGCCGCGGGGGATGGGCAGACGGCGAAGCGGCTCTTCGCGCTGGAGGGCACGGGCCTGGGGCTCATCGCGCTGGGCGGGGTGCCCATCGCGCTCACGGGCGCGTCCCGGCGCACCATTGGCCCGCTGTACGCGGTGACGCTGGCGGGCTTCAGCGTGCTGGGCATCTCCGCGCTGGCCAACCTCTACGCGGTGACGGCGCCGGCCGTCGGCCCGGGCGTGGCGCCGCCCCTGCTGCCGCCGCTGGAGCTGGAGGTGGGCTACCAGTACGTGAAGGACACGGCCTTCGACTACCGCCACTTCGTCACGGTGGGGGCGCAGGCCCGCTTCGAGTCGCTGCGCCTCATTGGCACCGCGCGGGTGGACCCGTCGGAGGGCAACACGCAGGTGCGCCTGGGCGGCGCGTGGCGGCTCCTCGGCGCGCCGGAGCGCACCCTGGCGGGGACGGACGGCAGCGCGCTGGACGTGGAGGCCTTTGGCCAGTTTCACCGCTACCCCACGGAGGGCTTCGCGCTCGTCAGCGGGGAGGTGGGGCTGCGCGGCCGCCTGGCCATGGCGCGCATCAGCCCGGCCCTGGCGGGCTCCTTCGCGGAGGTCGCCGTGGGCACGGCGGCGGAGGCCCACACGTACCCGGGCGCGGTGAGCGACGGGAACCTGCACAGCCAGCTCCTCTTCACCTTCGGCTACGGCGTGTGGCTGGGCCGGGGAAGCGGGCCGTTCCGCGGCGACGCGATGCTCTATTACGACCACCGGAAGGACTCCTTCGCCGGGGGCATCCGCTCGCGCGGCGGTGGAATCGTGGGGGCCTTCGGCCTGCGGGGCCGGGCGCTGCTGACGGACGATTGGGGCGTGGCCGCCGAGGTGCAGGCCGGTGGCGCGCTCGTGGGCCGGGTGTCGTTGATTCATGCGCTGGGAGGTGAGCGGTGATGCGCGCGGGTGTGACGGTGGGCGTGCTGGCGGCGCTGGTGTCGTCGGGCTGCGGCATGCGGCCCGCGGAGAACCGCGCGGTCGCTGACTCCAAGGTGGGCCAGGCCCAGCAGGGCGGCCTGACGCTGGCGGTGGCGGACGGGCTGGCGTCGGTGCGCGAGCTGGCGCCGGGCTCGCTGGTGCTGTGGGGCAACGCGCCGGCCTTCACCGCGCGCGTCGAGGTGGGCGCGCAGGCGCCGGCGGACTGGCTGCTGACGGTGCGCAACGCGATGCCGGGCGCGGTGCTGGTGGCGGAGGAGGAGGGCGGCGCGCCGCTGGCGCAGGAGGCCCTTCCGCAGGCGCTGCCCACGGTGAAGGTGTGGCGCGTGGCGCTGCGCCCGGGCGCCACGGTGCGGCTGTCGGTGGCGCCGCCGGACTCGGAGTCGCGCGAGCCCTTCCGCTTCCTCGCGCTGGCGGACGTGCAGGAGGCCCTGCCGCGCGTGGGCGACATCTACGCGCGCATGCGGCGCGAAGACGCGGCGCGCTTCATCCTCTTCGCGGGGGACCTCACGGAGTCCGGCACGCGCGACGAGCTGACGGAGTTCCAGGAGCGCCTGGAGGCCGGCTCGCGCATCCCGCTGTACGCCACCCTGGGCAACCACGAGACGTTCACCCGCGACGCGGCCGAGTACCACGCGCTGGTGGGGCGCGGCAGCCAGAGCTTCGTCTTCAAGGGCGTGCGCTTCTCGGTGGTGGACTCCAGCAACGGCACGCTGGACCCGGGCGTGGAGGCGCAGCTCGACG
Proteins encoded in this window:
- the gyrB gene encoding DNA topoisomerase (ATP-hydrolyzing) subunit B produces the protein MEKTPATGSAVAPPPVEYGTDSITKLEGREAVRKRPGMYIGDTVAYGLHKLVYEVVDNAVDESLAGHCTDIEVVIHVDGSLSVQDNGRGIPVGPHPKFPGKDTLEVVLTELHAGSKFGNGAYKVSGGLHGVGVTCVNFLSEWFKVRVQRNGVVYEQSYAQGIPDSPPREVGTTDKRGTHIAFKPDATVMELVEFNFETLSQRLRELAFLNAGLHITIRDERTNKEHDFKFDGGISSFVEYLNKSKQTLHDKPIAFSTEREGVTLDIAMQWNDGYDERIYTFANNINTHEGGSHLSGFKAALTRTLNSYAEKGNLWKDLKETPTGEDAREGLSAVISVKLTNPQFEGQTKTKLGNSEVKGLVEQMVNDQLGSFLEETPMVAKKVVAKIGDACRARLAARKARETVRRKGVLDGGGLPGKLADCQSRDPNESELYIVEGDSAGGSAKQGRDRRNQAILPLRGKILNVEKARFEKMLTSAEIVTLITALGTGIGAEDYDPEKARYHRIILMTDADVDGSHIRTLLLTFFFRQMPELLQKGYLYIAQPPLYKVTRNKKDQYVKDEHALNEYLLKSASEHARVLTPDGELGGAELKALLEKVITYEERLEKQAKRRDARVVDALVQGGRLSAETLTDEAALEAAVKAAYDTFERRMPDVLGRGRHELVQDPEHHTKKLVFHTDVNGAMRETVLDHAFLSSPEYVELSALRDAFAALGKPPYKVRVEAGEITVFSVQEVLAAVRKDAQRGLGLQRYKGLGEMNPEQLWDTTMNPATRTLLQVRVEDAVESDEIFSLLMGEAVEPRREFIERNALDVQNLDI
- a CDS encoding serine/threonine protein kinase yields the protein MAENSPQPFGKYVLLSKIAAGGMAVTYRARMTGAAGVTKPCVIKQILPHFVDDADFVEMFIGEARVVASMSHSNIAQVFDFGEVDGQYFIAMELVQGQPLSKVLRRAQRMGMGLFPEPLALHIASKLCDGLDYAHRHVGEDGQALGLVHRDVSPDNVLISYEGEVKVIDFGIAKATSAVEAKTSPGTLKGKYPYFAPEQAQGRQDLDARTDVYAAGVVLYEMVCGKRPYEGEFVTVLPRILTGDCLPPSVLNPTVNPDVETVISHAMALDREARYQTAKDLSESLVELLYRDNPRFTPTLLSQLMAHLFQEELTAEGRRVEVSPAFQEQLAAWQSGSTETSQGRARLPSSSGPRGSSPGLRGRPGSDSGRPGSEGGRRPPASNAGMRRPTSSGVRRVTHSQLPRAEGGVRRTYTAERPGPPVPELDDEPRTEAAVPMQAVPHDTPIEVPALVAGAEPATEARPMPLPGGKGYRTSVDEARDRLAREEAARVAKGKEKARVLTMGIIYAAAALFLVGVFYKLVIARESTSEYAGASTTTLWLASKPAGATVRLNDQVLKGVTPLMVEVKIGEANTLALTLSGHLPWTKRFTPTSTLVEPLTAELKPIAEPAPPPPPPAPVAVAAPEDAGAAEAVGAAPEDGGPGALEDAGAGPEEVAVAQGGPVATEAPQRTMTEVDYPTRVLVLRPRYNAAPLPEYPTASIELNPGATYSVWTKGNAALAEGRGTASSTLAFFIEGDGPVDTSFGLLGASPRSIKGARKLHVFALDVGGPDDNSGTVRVNVRQSAYVPPRSFTFDAREHAVQLKPEHQLVLRGLNPKSTYLLTVRDDLAELRSGPTGRIRQVLCVERGPRPESVRATHRILETGKRYQVTGTEDLHCTFPDMQLGDNEGALEVDIVDVTDLPGKERAEALKGSRRSAR
- a CDS encoding metallophosphoesterase family protein, coding for MRAGVTVGVLAALVSSGCGMRPAENRAVADSKVGQAQQGGLTLAVADGLASVRELAPGSLVLWGNAPAFTARVEVGAQAPADWLLTVRNAMPGAVLVAEEEGGAPLAQEALPQALPTVKVWRVALRPGATVRLSVAPPDSESREPFRFLALADVQEALPRVGDIYARMRREDAARFILFAGDLTESGTRDELTEFQERLEAGSRIPLYATLGNHETFTRDAAEYHALVGRGSQSFVFKGVRFSVVDSSNGTLDPGVEAQLDGWLASSRDGTHVVAMHVPPQDPVGLRGGGFASRGEAAGLVGKMARAGVDLTLYGHIHSYYSFVNAGIPAFISGGGGAIPETFDGVGRHYLSVEVSADGGLHQAALVRVD